Proteins from a genomic interval of Medicago truncatula cultivar Jemalong A17 chromosome 3, MtrunA17r5.0-ANR, whole genome shotgun sequence:
- the LOC11426365 gene encoding putative bark agglutinin LECRPA3 has product MAFFPHNQKLFSFVLVIFTISFLLLATELVNSDKTVSFDLTDYTSGEQNLTLQGNAIIHDTHLELTSIEDDPYANVGRALYPTPVPIWDKTTGNVASFVTSFSFSLARFGSYPPADGLIFFLAPPNSVIPNSSIHGGDLGVIDDTTAFNRFVGVEFDNFVNEWDPNHSHIGIDVNSLISSKIGSWKSETGVLYNVRIIYDSLSKTLSVSLTDENGQVSTVAQVVDLKDVLPETVSIGLSASTSANLRQKHVIKTWSFNSILKTTISSNILENTNHTAIRMS; this is encoded by the coding sequence ATGGCTTTCTTTCCACATAACCAGAAACTATTTTCCTTTGTGTTGGTCATCTTTACAATTTCCTTTCTCTTGCTAGCAACTGAGCTAGTGAACTCAGATAAAACAGTTTCCTTCGACTTAACAGATTACACCTCTGGTGAACAAAATTTAACCCTTCAAGGGAATGCTATCATTCATGATACTCACTTGGAACTTACCAGCATTGAAGATGACCCTTATGCGAATGTAGGCCGTGCCTTATATCCAACACCCGTTCCCATTTGGGATAAAACAACTGGCAATGTCGCTAGTTTTGTgacttctttctctttttctcttgCGCGGTTTGGTAGTTATCCACCAGCTGATGGTCTTATCTTCTTTCTTGCACCACCAAATAGTGTGATTCCTAATTCTAGCATACATGGTGGAGATCTTGGAGTAATCGATGACACTACCGCTTTCAATCGATTTGTTGGTGTAGAATTTGATAATTTTGTCAATGAATGGGATCCTAACCATTCACATATTGGGATCGATGTCAACTCTTTAATTTCATCCAAGATAGGGTCATGGAAATCAGAAACCGGGGTGTTGTACAATGTTAGAATCATCTATGATTCTCTCTCTAAGACTTTGAGTGTTTCTCTCACTGACGAGAATGGTCAAGTTTCAACTGTTGCTCAAGTCGTTGATTTGAAAGATGTTCTCCCAGAAACAGTTAGCATCGGTCTATCTGCTTCCACATCAGCCAACCTTCGTCAGAAACATGTCATTAAAACATGGtctttcaattcaattttgaaGACAACTATAAGTAGCAACATCTTAGAGAACACAAATCATACTGCTATCCGTATGAGTTGA